One segment of Thermincola ferriacetica DNA contains the following:
- a CDS encoding S-layer homology domain-containing protein has translation MKKLRTFLSLLLVALFTFGVITPKVSAKEMKTKINEDGRVQIILEFDDVEEAKWASEFIAKMKAKNVISGYPDGTFRPNQPVSRVEAIVMAVRLMGLEKEAQAKSAESVKLHFKDAALLEKQYPWAKGYVITALEKGLFDTTEEKIQPNKPATRVWISSLLVRALGLQADALKQMTKIPVFKDADSIPAGAIGYINVALEQGIIAGYPDNTFKPYKNVTRAEMAALLDKTGNGLLENTGAVTVYGTITDINFVSISVTDKVYEATTGTVTVRTFAGDSATYFIPADLMVQNKDGFIRANQLAKGDVVTLVIKDNKVIEAYLLDKETVENTEPGILKLEVKVDTGEGREYKLEYKNEKGKVYGEVKEEQGKENDEDKNEDNGDNNNEDKNNEDKNNGDKNNEDKNKENIALVKELVEKMALTSEMTKQEIADRVLSVLEIDENAVKELEIEVRFANGKKVEIDIEKEKTKQAEEKEDEEMKDDD, from the coding sequence ATGAAGAAGTTGAGAACGTTTTTAAGTTTGTTGCTGGTGGCGCTGTTTACTTTTGGCGTAATAACGCCTAAAGTTTCGGCCAAAGAAATGAAAACAAAAATTAATGAGGACGGCCGGGTGCAGATTATTTTAGAATTCGACGATGTCGAAGAGGCCAAATGGGCATCGGAGTTTATTGCAAAAATGAAGGCTAAAAACGTGATTTCGGGATACCCCGACGGCACTTTCAGGCCTAACCAACCTGTCAGCAGGGTAGAAGCAATTGTCATGGCTGTTCGCTTAATGGGTTTGGAAAAGGAAGCCCAGGCCAAATCTGCCGAGAGCGTAAAACTTCATTTTAAGGATGCCGCTTTGCTGGAAAAACAGTATCCCTGGGCCAAAGGGTATGTGATTACTGCCTTGGAAAAGGGGCTTTTTGATACAACGGAGGAAAAAATCCAACCGAATAAACCCGCCACCCGCGTTTGGATATCAAGTCTGCTGGTCAGAGCTTTAGGACTACAGGCGGATGCACTCAAACAGATGACTAAAATCCCCGTTTTCAAGGATGCAGACAGTATTCCGGCCGGAGCAATAGGTTACATAAATGTAGCCCTTGAACAGGGAATTATTGCAGGGTATCCGGACAACACATTTAAACCATACAAAAACGTGACCAGGGCAGAAATGGCTGCTTTGCTGGATAAAACAGGCAACGGGCTGCTGGAAAATACCGGCGCAGTGACAGTCTATGGCACTATAACCGATATCAATTTCGTCTCTATTTCAGTAACCGATAAGGTTTACGAGGCCACAACGGGAACTGTTACAGTCAGGACCTTTGCCGGAGACAGTGCAACCTATTTTATTCCCGCTGATTTAATGGTTCAGAATAAGGATGGGTTTATCCGGGCGAATCAGCTTGCGAAAGGTGATGTTGTTACCCTTGTAATTAAAGATAACAAAGTAATTGAGGCGTACCTGCTGGATAAAGAAACAGTCGAGAACACGGAACCGGGCATTTTGAAACTGGAAGTGAAAGTGGATACAGGGGAAGGCCGGGAATATAAACTGGAATATAAAAACGAGAAGGGGAAAGTCTACGGTGAAGTAAAAGAAGAGCAGGGGAAAGAAAACGACGAAGATAAAAACGAAGACAATGGAGACAACAACAATGAAGACAAAAACAATGAAGACAAAAATAATGGAGACAAAAATAATGAAGACAAAAATAAAGAAAATATAGCGCTGGTTAAAGAGCTGGTTGAGAAAATGGCTTTAACCAGTGAAATGACGAAACAAGAAATTGCCGACCGGGTTTTAAGTGTTCTGG
- a CDS encoding EscU/YscU/HrcU family type III secretion system export apparatus switch protein: protein MAGASEKNNGGNSGHIKKAVALEYKPGLQDAPQVVATGQGLVAENIVRLAKEYNIPIEEDPVLVDALRVLQLGEEIPPELYRVVAEILVFVMDLDKEARN, encoded by the coding sequence ATGGCGGGTGCAAGTGAAAAAAATAACGGGGGTAATTCCGGGCACATAAAAAAAGCCGTTGCCCTTGAATATAAGCCCGGTTTACAGGATGCGCCGCAGGTGGTGGCCACGGGTCAGGGGCTGGTGGCGGAAAATATTGTCCGGCTGGCAAAGGAATATAATATTCCTATTGAAGAAGATCCGGTACTGGTCGATGCCTTGCGGGTATTGCAGTTGGGGGAAGAAATTCCGCCTGAGTTATACCGGGTAGTGGCTGAAATTCTGGTGTTTGTCATGGATTTGGACAAAGAAGCGAGGAATTAA
- a CDS encoding heavy-metal-associated domain-containing protein has translation MCECCANHAKKHEDHIHVQGVNCGHCVSAIEKALADMPGINGLEHLAEANQLKISFDTRLVDVAKLTEIITGLGYNVA, from the coding sequence ATGTGTGAATGTTGTGCCAACCATGCCAAAAAACATGAAGACCATATTCATGTGCAGGGCGTTAATTGCGGACATTGTGTCAGCGCTATAGAAAAAGCTTTGGCCGATATGCCCGGTATCAACGGGTTGGAACATTTGGCAGAAGCTAACCAGCTAAAAATCAGTTTTGATACCAGACTGGTTGATGTGGCGAAATTAACAGAGATTATTACCGGTTTGGGATATAATGTAGCCTAA
- a CDS encoding pyruvoyl-dependent arginine decarboxylase, with the protein MLPTPKKYFVTAAGAEGKTKLTAFDNALLKARVGNINLIRVSSILPPNTEYDPDLVIPPGSLVPTAYGSIVSDVPGETIAAAVGVGISEDDFGVIMEFSGKCTKEEAEKAIEQMVKEAFEVRQKPLKEIKIAAAEHTVVNIGCALAAVPMWY; encoded by the coding sequence ATGTTGCCAACACCAAAGAAATATTTTGTTACAGCAGCCGGCGCAGAAGGGAAAACCAAACTGACTGCTTTTGACAATGCCTTGTTAAAGGCCAGGGTCGGAAATATAAATCTTATCCGGGTAAGTAGTATTTTACCGCCAAATACTGAATACGATCCCGATTTAGTTATCCCACCCGGTTCACTGGTTCCTACAGCCTACGGCTCAATCGTGAGCGATGTGCCGGGAGAAACTATTGCGGCCGCCGTAGGTGTCGGTATATCCGAAGACGATTTTGGCGTGATTATGGAATTTTCCGGTAAATGCACTAAAGAGGAGGCTGAAAAAGCCATTGAACAAATGGTGAAAGAAGCTTTTGAAGTTCGTCAGAAGCCCCTGAAAGAAATAAAAATCGCTGCTGCTGAACATACTGTAGTTAACATTGGTTGCGCCCTGGCGGCTGTTCCTATGTGGTACTAA
- the speE gene encoding polyamine aminopropyltransferase, translated as MELWYTEKQTENVGITCKTSQTLHREKTEFQDLAIIDTLQFGRMLVLDGMVQTTVKDEFVYHEMISHVPLMTHPEPKKVLVVGGGDGGTIREIIKHPSVEEAVLCEIDRRVVELSQEYLPEISCGLKDKKVTVLYADGIKHVQDNPNTYDVILVDSTEPVGPAVGLFAKEFYRSIFKALKEDGLFVAQTESPFFNNGLISRVFKDIADVFPIARLYLASVPTYPSGLWSFTLGSKKYDPLNPAVDKELSFETRYYTKGLHRAAFELPRFVSDLLK; from the coding sequence ATGGAATTATGGTATACAGAAAAACAGACAGAAAACGTGGGGATAACCTGTAAAACTTCGCAAACCTTGCATCGGGAAAAAACAGAGTTTCAGGATTTGGCCATTATTGATACCCTGCAGTTTGGCCGCATGCTGGTGCTCGATGGCATGGTGCAGACGACTGTCAAGGACGAATTCGTTTACCATGAAATGATCAGCCATGTACCTTTGATGACTCATCCCGAGCCCAAAAAAGTATTGGTCGTCGGAGGAGGGGACGGTGGGACCATCAGGGAGATAATCAAACACCCTTCGGTGGAAGAAGCGGTACTGTGCGAAATCGACAGGCGGGTAGTGGAGCTTTCTCAGGAATACCTGCCGGAAATCAGCTGCGGTCTGAAGGATAAGAAAGTAACTGTTTTATATGCCGATGGCATTAAGCATGTTCAGGACAACCCCAATACTTATGATGTAATCCTGGTGGATTCGACGGAGCCCGTTGGCCCGGCCGTGGGGCTGTTTGCCAAGGAGTTTTACCGGTCTATATTCAAAGCCCTGAAAGAGGACGGGTTGTTTGTTGCGCAGACGGAATCTCCCTTTTTTAACAACGGCCTGATTTCGCGGGTGTTTAAGGATATTGCCGATGTATTTCCTATTGCCAGGCTTTACCTGGCCAGTGTGCCAACCTACCCGAGCGGTCTCTGGTCTTTTACCCTCGGTTCCAAGAAATATGATCCCTTAAACCCGGCTGTGGATAAGGAGCTATCCTTTGAGACCAGGTATTATACCAAGGGATTGCACCGGGCAGCTTTTGAGTTGCCCAGGTTTGTCAGTGATTTGCTAAAATAG
- the sigI gene encoding RNA polymerase sigma-I factor: MNDSVKDILLKSQQGDVESRELLISKYKNFILQAASNICKRKITWDDDEASISLIAFNEAIDRYNEHYGKSFNNYAFMLIRSRLIDEFRRERKKIEMESLSLDDNADFALSAVEVASAVAAHKLDESATELASELNRFDKTLQEYGIDLIELEECCPDHRDTRIKLIRIAKRFSAYPALLEHLFRNKRLPIKEMLPHVEVSRKTLERNRKYLIALILIFGSEEFVGIRNAISFAEIGE; the protein is encoded by the coding sequence GTGAATGATTCTGTAAAGGATATACTGCTAAAATCCCAACAGGGAGATGTGGAAAGTCGCGAACTGCTCATCAGCAAATATAAAAATTTTATTCTTCAGGCGGCATCCAATATATGCAAAAGAAAAATAACGTGGGATGATGACGAGGCCAGCATCAGTCTTATTGCTTTTAACGAGGCTATTGACCGCTATAATGAACACTACGGCAAGTCTTTTAACAACTATGCCTTTATGCTGATTCGCAGCCGGTTGATAGACGAGTTTCGCAGGGAAAGAAAAAAAATAGAGATGGAAAGCCTGTCCCTGGATGATAATGCTGATTTTGCGCTGTCCGCGGTAGAGGTTGCCTCAGCCGTTGCGGCCCACAAGCTGGACGAATCGGCTACCGAACTGGCCTCTGAATTGAACAGGTTTGACAAAACCCTGCAGGAATACGGCATAGATTTAATTGAACTTGAGGAATGCTGTCCGGACCACCGGGATACAAGAATTAAGTTAATCCGGATTGCCAAACGTTTTTCTGCTTACCCGGCTTTACTGGAGCACTTATTTAGAAATAAGCGGCTGCCGATTAAAGAAATGCTCCCGCACGTTGAGGTGAGCCGCAAAACTCTGGAGAGAAACCGTAAATATTTAATTGCCCTGATTTTAATTTTCGGTTCCGAAGAGTTTGTGGGGATCCGAAATGCCATTTCATTTGCGGAAATAGGGGAGTGA
- a CDS encoding flagellar hook-length control protein FliK: MDGIIFQVLSYLGESVDREPGIVFRPGDVINVFVKQVTGNQALLRYQGQLFLARLEANVKAGARLQCLVQGERDGKIQLKLLAEGKNLDWKADDLIGRLLKKAGVAESSYTKQIALSMLHQGMAVTRENVEAVLAGAKKVQASLQDLDLLVFLHKMGLPIEDKILSALKNSIDSPDSLGRQLADLRNMLIALKDSAGPEILKNPEAMQTVERIINLLNQLTVKPGESGRNTVMQIALARANLAGGTDRALDTATQNLFGSGSIIAAPDGSEQPAVGRYNGAREKPVAALELTAPEQQLLQTNVHKGNVLEGPNRSEAETEAFPAREILPRLIKLVQVRDIHSKTEFMTKLYQFLDRRREIFADTKNDKLPDLLNRFLDIVKDEPHQAARELVAKISDLVDKFGVYQEVNRTVDTGRESFVFLQSLVDPDNPAGAYEVLIRFKKDGTKRKVNYNNCQVTVSLNTVKLGLVRARVRLTGRELTGRFIVENEQVKKTVDAKVGLLKERLQDLGFTAKILSTEVAQEKERSVVFTGNDKDPLKINQIDMRV, encoded by the coding sequence ATGGACGGAATAATCTTTCAAGTATTATCCTATCTCGGCGAATCGGTTGACAGAGAACCAGGAATAGTCTTCAGGCCCGGAGATGTTATTAATGTATTTGTGAAACAGGTGACAGGAAATCAGGCGCTACTCCGGTACCAGGGTCAATTGTTTTTGGCCCGGCTGGAAGCTAATGTTAAGGCAGGGGCCAGGTTGCAGTGCCTGGTCCAGGGCGAGCGGGATGGCAAAATTCAACTGAAGCTTCTTGCGGAAGGGAAAAATCTCGACTGGAAGGCCGATGATTTAATCGGTAGGCTTTTGAAAAAGGCTGGCGTCGCCGAATCTTCGTATACCAAACAGATAGCTTTGTCGATGTTGCATCAGGGTATGGCCGTGACCAGGGAAAACGTCGAGGCTGTATTGGCGGGAGCCAAGAAAGTACAGGCCTCCTTACAGGATTTGGACCTGTTGGTTTTCCTGCACAAAATGGGCTTGCCCATCGAAGATAAGATTTTGTCGGCCTTAAAAAATTCTATCGATAGCCCTGATAGTTTGGGTAGGCAGTTGGCTGATTTAAGAAACATGCTGATAGCCTTAAAGGATAGCGCGGGCCCGGAAATACTGAAGAACCCCGAAGCAATGCAGACCGTTGAAAGGATCATTAACCTGCTCAACCAATTGACTGTAAAGCCCGGGGAAAGCGGCCGGAATACAGTTATGCAAATTGCTTTGGCCCGGGCAAATCTGGCGGGCGGAACTGACCGGGCGTTAGATACGGCAACCCAGAATTTGTTTGGATCAGGGAGTATTATTGCCGCCCCGGATGGTTCGGAGCAGCCCGCTGTCGGTAGGTATAACGGTGCACGGGAAAAACCGGTTGCGGCGCTGGAACTAACGGCGCCGGAACAACAGTTATTACAAACAAACGTACATAAAGGCAATGTCTTGGAGGGACCGAACCGCTCGGAAGCGGAAACCGAGGCTTTTCCGGCAAGAGAAATTCTGCCGCGGCTTATTAAACTGGTGCAGGTCAGAGATATACATAGCAAAACAGAGTTTATGACAAAGCTTTATCAATTTTTGGACCGCCGGAGGGAAATTTTTGCTGATACCAAAAATGACAAGCTGCCTGACCTTTTAAACCGGTTCCTGGACATCGTGAAAGATGAACCTCACCAGGCGGCCAGGGAACTGGTAGCGAAGATTTCCGACCTGGTCGATAAGTTTGGTGTCTACCAGGAGGTCAACCGGACAGTTGACACAGGACGGGAAAGTTTTGTTTTCCTGCAATCTTTGGTTGACCCTGATAACCCTGCCGGGGCATATGAGGTATTGATCAGATTTAAAAAAGACGGGACGAAAAGAAAGGTCAACTATAATAACTGCCAGGTAACGGTTTCCCTGAATACGGTTAAACTGGGCCTGGTCAGGGCCAGGGTGAGGTTAACAGGGAGGGAATTAACCGGCAGATTTATAGTGGAAAACGAACAAGTGAAAAAAACCGTTGATGCCAAAGTTGGATTATTAAAAGAGCGTTTACAGGATCTAGGGTTTACGGCAAAAATTCTTTCTACCGAAGTAGCCCAAGAAAAGGAACGAAGTGTAGTCTTTACTGGCAACGATAAAGATCCGCTGAAGATTAATCAAATCGACATGCGGGTGTAG
- a CDS encoding PRC-barrel domain-containing protein, which produces MNENPAKRVIRTQEIIGKQVITLQGEDLGAVARVLVDPETAMVAGFTLNTKGWFKGEKAFAFSSVKAIGNYAITLEKKDLVDSLNNLPSLEKLSSDFNIYNTRVITPSGELLGTVEDFGFDADSGKIESFLLSGGVIRNLMQGKALIPVSAITKIGPDVIIAKNNAGESLQKADSGIVDNIDSWKENLQAWKGNLDNLKDDVEKGWEVTLSTAKEVSKKLGEKVQELKEEGTDKSRAFFSKTASKTTTFLSDSKNELVSTYEAWMEKLQNFKNRNRLSTDELSALLWKKVGKDIHDNNGNLIIAKDGEVSPEVLDKIQQAGKTKELLLSIATRDVAEKLETLRKDSEEI; this is translated from the coding sequence ATGAATGAAAATCCGGCAAAAAGAGTGATCCGGACCCAGGAAATAATCGGAAAGCAGGTAATTACCCTGCAAGGCGAGGACCTGGGTGCAGTGGCCCGGGTACTGGTAGACCCAGAAACAGCCATGGTAGCAGGGTTTACTTTAAACACCAAAGGCTGGTTCAAAGGCGAAAAAGCCTTTGCTTTTTCTTCTGTCAAGGCCATAGGGAATTATGCCATTACCCTTGAGAAAAAAGATTTGGTTGACAGTCTAAACAACTTGCCCTCTCTGGAAAAGTTGAGCAGCGATTTCAACATTTACAATACCAGGGTAATAACTCCCTCCGGCGAATTGCTGGGGACTGTAGAAGATTTCGGTTTTGACGCCGATTCCGGTAAAATCGAAAGCTTTCTGTTATCGGGCGGCGTAATCAGAAATCTTATGCAAGGTAAAGCCCTCATCCCCGTCTCAGCAATCACAAAAATAGGCCCTGATGTGATCATTGCGAAAAACAACGCCGGAGAATCCCTGCAAAAAGCCGATTCAGGAATTGTGGACAATATCGATAGTTGGAAAGAAAACTTGCAAGCATGGAAAGGCAATTTGGATAATCTCAAAGACGATGTGGAAAAGGGGTGGGAGGTAACCCTTTCTACCGCCAAAGAAGTCAGCAAAAAACTTGGAGAAAAAGTGCAAGAACTGAAGGAAGAAGGGACGGACAAATCCAGGGCGTTTTTCTCAAAAACCGCTTCAAAAACTACCACATTTTTGTCCGACAGTAAAAATGAACTGGTGAGTACCTATGAAGCATGGATGGAAAAACTACAGAATTTCAAAAACAGGAATAGACTTTCGACTGACGAATTATCCGCTCTTCTCTGGAAAAAGGTGGGGAAGGACATCCATGATAATAACGGCAACCTAATCATCGCCAAAGACGGCGAAGTAAGCCCCGAAGTTTTGGATAAGATCCAACAGGCCGGAAAAACCAAAGAACTGCTTTTGTCCATAGCCACCCGTGACGTAGCCGAAAAGCTGGAAACCCTGAGAAAAGACAGCGAGGAAATTTAA
- the speB gene encoding agmatinase, with amino-acid sequence MHGLVEHYGRFMGSATTYEEANTVIIGIPMDFTVSFRPGTRMGPQAVRNVSYGLEEFSFYCAKDLADYSYFDWGDINLPFGNVPGSLDRIEQVVAGVLKDGKFPILIGGEHLVSYPIVKQVYNKYPDLVVLHFDAHADLRADYLGEVWSHATVMRKVAELIGGHNLYQFGIRSGTREELAYARENTNLFMDDVVASLKGAMEEFHNRPVYVTLDIDVIDPAFAPGTGTPEPGGCSSKEIIEAVDLMADLNVVGFDIVEVSPVFDQSERTSLLAAKLIREAILGFTKPRNMK; translated from the coding sequence ATGCATGGCTTGGTGGAGCACTATGGAAGATTTATGGGCAGCGCCACTACCTATGAAGAGGCCAATACGGTGATAATCGGGATTCCTATGGATTTTACCGTCAGTTTCCGGCCCGGTACTAGGATGGGGCCACAGGCGGTGCGCAATGTCTCTTACGGTTTGGAGGAATTCAGCTTTTACTGTGCAAAGGATTTGGCTGATTACAGTTATTTTGACTGGGGCGACATCAACCTTCCCTTCGGCAATGTACCGGGCAGCCTGGACAGGATTGAACAAGTGGTAGCAGGTGTTTTGAAAGACGGTAAGTTCCCTATTTTGATAGGCGGTGAACACCTGGTATCCTATCCTATTGTAAAACAGGTTTATAATAAATACCCCGATTTAGTGGTACTGCATTTTGACGCCCATGCCGATTTGCGCGCCGATTACCTGGGTGAGGTTTGGTCCCACGCCACCGTGATGCGTAAGGTGGCAGAATTGATTGGGGGACACAACCTCTATCAATTTGGCATTCGTTCCGGTACCAGGGAGGAGCTGGCTTATGCCAGGGAAAACACGAACCTTTTCATGGACGATGTAGTGGCCTCACTCAAGGGGGCAATGGAAGAGTTCCACAACAGGCCCGTATATGTAACCCTGGATATTGATGTGATTGACCCGGCTTTTGCGCCGGGGACCGGAACACCTGAACCTGGCGGCTGTAGTTCCAAGGAAATCATAGAGGCCGTTGACCTGATGGCTGATTTAAATGTAGTTGGCTTTGATATTGTAGAAGTATCCCCGGTTTTTGACCAGTCAGAGAGGACATCGTTACTGGCAGCCAAACTGATCCGGGAAGCTATTCTGGGTTTCACCAAACCGCGAAATATGAAATAG
- a CDS encoding LysM peptidoglycan-binding domain-containing protein: MRIHVVRRGDTLYALARNYRVTVESIINTNGLQDIPYLIIGQALVIPTTEFIYVVRPGDTLWLLSRRFNVPINRIVELNRIVNPNLIYPGMRLRIPETTKTFGTIEVNGYIEPSSAARETRTIDEVGRYLTYISPFSHTINEDGSLNPINDSVILTVAGQYRVSPLLVTTNFRNGNFDSSLVHGLFTSDKTQENYIKNVLALLKNKGYYGLNIDFERIPPADRQLYNSFLGKVVAALHAENYPVSTALAPKPFDIKTGEWHGAHDYKAHGEIVDFVVLMAYEWGWAGGPPLAVAPLNEVKAVLDYAVSVIPAKKILLGVPLYGYNWTLPYTPGGPWAPRISPHQALRLAARYGATIQFDEVAQSPFFNYRDENGNEHVVWFEDARSVQAKYRLAAEYGLRGISYWVLGLYFPENWIVLDNMFQIVKHS; encoded by the coding sequence TTGCGAATACATGTTGTCCGCCGCGGAGATACTTTGTATGCTCTGGCGCGAAACTACAGGGTAACCGTTGAGAGTATCATCAATACCAACGGACTACAGGATATTCCTTATCTTATTATCGGGCAGGCTCTGGTCATTCCGACCACTGAATTCATCTATGTAGTGCGGCCCGGTGATACCCTTTGGCTACTTAGCCGGAGATTCAACGTCCCAATAAACCGGATCGTTGAACTTAACCGGATTGTCAATCCAAATTTGATTTATCCCGGTATGAGGCTCAGAATCCCGGAAACAACCAAAACTTTTGGTACCATTGAAGTAAACGGATATATTGAACCTTCCAGTGCCGCCAGGGAAACCCGCACTATCGATGAAGTTGGCCGGTACCTGACCTACATAAGTCCCTTTAGCCATACAATCAATGAGGACGGGAGTCTGAACCCAATCAACGATTCCGTTATACTGACCGTGGCCGGGCAGTACAGGGTATCTCCACTGCTTGTTACTACCAATTTCAGGAATGGCAATTTTGACAGCAGCCTGGTCCACGGTTTATTCACCAGTGATAAGACGCAGGAAAACTATATTAAAAATGTCCTGGCGTTACTGAAAAATAAAGGTTATTACGGGCTGAATATTGATTTCGAACGGATTCCACCTGCAGACCGCCAGCTATATAATTCTTTCCTGGGAAAAGTTGTTGCCGCACTGCATGCAGAGAATTATCCTGTTTCCACAGCTCTGGCGCCAAAACCTTTTGACATCAAAACAGGTGAATGGCACGGCGCCCATGATTACAAGGCCCATGGAGAAATCGTCGACTTTGTGGTGTTAATGGCATATGAATGGGGCTGGGCAGGAGGACCACCTCTTGCCGTAGCGCCATTAAATGAAGTTAAGGCAGTATTGGACTATGCTGTTTCTGTAATACCGGCCAAAAAAATATTGCTGGGCGTCCCACTGTACGGATATAACTGGACCCTGCCGTATACGCCCGGCGGACCATGGGCGCCGAGAATCAGCCCCCACCAGGCTCTCAGACTGGCCGCCAGATACGGGGCGACTATACAATTTGATGAGGTTGCCCAATCACCATTCTTTAATTATAGGGATGAAAACGGTAATGAGCATGTAGTTTGGTTTGAAGATGCCAGGAGCGTGCAGGCAAAATACCGATTGGCCGCTGAATACGGGTTACGCGGCATAAGTTACTGGGTGCTGGGGCTGTATTTCCCGGAAAACTGGATTGTACTGGATAATATGTTTCAGATTGTGAAACATAGCTAA
- a CDS encoding anti-sigma-I factor RsgI family protein, with protein MYGTVMKITDKQMVVLCEDGKFRNLPLTSPIPALGERIPIPDKVVAARPLKRGFPISRFLAAAVWLVLFIGASLFVSRMYTSAQPVAMVAVDINPSVELLVDKEGRVRQASLVNDDAKLLLAGTELTNREFYDAVNIIINKAIDQGYLDLNTDRNLIMISVVDLNKSFFKVDPARLSAPAKSYDIEVFYVAKEQEIKARQAGLTVNKYLVYEKAQKAGIALDKETLRKKSVVRSLQQAGIDPKSFFRYVRALDKNGLKHYRGGKKNDDNEHDERDQEEKEDDKKGEGERINIPAGQIAKPAQNPDIKIWHDDEQVKNDEQKEEKEPKNNEEKQKARIEDREEKKKKMDEKEEEFNKDKQEPGDKKYRGSDEKDGDNKKDDNMFNNDQKENSSDSDGDRE; from the coding sequence ATGTACGGAACAGTCATGAAAATTACAGATAAACAAATGGTTGTATTGTGTGAAGACGGTAAATTTCGTAACCTGCCACTGACTAGCCCAATTCCTGCTTTGGGCGAACGGATTCCCATTCCCGATAAGGTTGTTGCTGCCAGGCCGCTGAAAAGGGGCTTTCCTATTTCCAGGTTCCTTGCGGCAGCAGTTTGGCTGGTTTTGTTTATCGGGGCCTCCTTGTTTGTTTCGCGGATGTATACGTCAGCTCAACCTGTGGCAATGGTGGCGGTGGATATTAATCCCAGCGTTGAACTGCTGGTTGATAAGGAGGGCAGAGTGCGGCAGGCTTCTTTAGTCAATGACGATGCCAAGTTGTTATTGGCGGGAACGGAATTGACAAACAGAGAATTTTACGATGCTGTAAACATCATTATAAATAAAGCTATTGACCAGGGATACCTGGATCTCAATACTGACCGGAACCTTATTATGATTTCGGTAGTTGACTTAAATAAGTCCTTTTTCAAAGTAGACCCGGCCAGATTATCAGCGCCTGCGAAATCATACGATATAGAGGTATTTTATGTAGCAAAGGAACAAGAAATCAAGGCAAGGCAAGCCGGTTTAACGGTAAATAAATATTTGGTTTACGAAAAAGCTCAAAAGGCAGGAATTGCCTTGGATAAGGAGACGCTGAGGAAAAAGTCTGTGGTCAGGTCCCTGCAGCAGGCAGGTATAGACCCGAAGAGTTTTTTCAGGTATGTACGGGCGTTGGATAAAAATGGCCTGAAACATTATAGGGGCGGGAAAAAGAATGATGATAATGAACATGATGAAAGAGATCAGGAAGAAAAAGAAGATGATAAAAAGGGTGAAGGCGAAAGAATAAATATTCCAGCGGGACAAATAGCGAAACCGGCCCAAAATCCGGATATAAAAATCTGGCATGATGATGAGCAGGTAAAAAACGATGAGCAAAAGGAGGAAAAGGAACCGAAAAATAATGAGGAAAAGCAAAAAGCGAGGATAGAAGACCGGGAAGAAAAGAAGAAAAAGATGGATGAAAAAGAAGAAGAGTTTAATAAGGATAAGCAGGAACCCGGTGATAAAAAATATCGGGGTTCCGACGAGAAGGACGGCGATAACAAAAAAGACGATAATATGTTCAATAATGACCAAAAAGAAAATAGCTCAGACAGTGACGGAGACCGGGAATAA